AGGGATTCTATTAAGTGATAGGGCATTTGCAGGTTCAGACACTTTAGCAACCAGTTATATTATAGCTCAAGCCATTAAAAAGATCATAGAAGAAGAAGGAGTAGATTTAATCTTTTGTGGTAAACAGGCTATTGATGGAGATACTGCCCAAGTTGGACCAGGAATAGCTAAACGATTAGATTTAAACCAATTAACATATGTTATAGAGTTAGATGATGTTAATTTGGATAAAGAAGAATTAAGGATAAGTCGCAAATTAGAAAGCGGCAAAGAGGTTGTTAAGGCACAGATGCCAGCTTTATTAACGGTAGTTAAGGATTTAAATGAAATTAGATATGCTAGTTTACCTGACATGATTAAAGGAGCTAAAGCAGAAATAGAAATGTGGGGCAAGAGTGATATTAAATTAGATGAGAGTAAAATAGGATTGAGCGGTTCACCAACCCAGGTAGGTAGGATTTTTCCACCA
The genomic region above belongs to Selenihalanaerobacter shriftii and contains:
- a CDS encoding electron transfer flavoprotein subunit beta/FixA family protein, which translates into the protein MHSVVCVKQVPDTSEVSIDPETNTIIREGVPSIINPYDLHGVEAALQLKDKYGGKVTILTMGPPQAETAIKRALSFGADKGILLSDRAFAGSDTLATSYIIAQAIKKIIEEEGVDLIFCGKQAIDGDTAQVGPGIAKRLDLNQLTYVIELDDVNLDKEELRISRKLESGKEVVKAQMPALLTVVKDLNEIRYASLPDMIKGAKAEIEMWGKSDIKLDESKIGLSGSPTQVGRIFPPPQREGGEMISEDGEEPTESAKILVEKLVGIEVIPNK